A genomic region of Nitrospiria bacterium contains the following coding sequences:
- a CDS encoding type II toxin-antitoxin system death-on-curing family toxin yields the protein MEPVFLSLEEVLEIHADQVRRFGGDPGVRDLTLLESAVAQPQAGFGNRYLHSDLFEMAAAYLFHMVRNHPFVDGNKRTGAAAALVFLKLNEIDVRLTNPALVKTVVGVAQGKIGKAAVAELFRKKARQ from the coding sequence GTGGAGCCGGTCTTTCTGAGCCTTGAGGAAGTCCTTGAGATCCATGCCGATCAGGTTCGTCGGTTCGGCGGGGATCCGGGCGTCCGCGATCTGACTCTCCTGGAATCCGCCGTCGCCCAGCCTCAGGCCGGCTTTGGGAATCGCTATCTTCATTCCGACCTCTTTGAGATGGCCGCCGCGTATCTCTTCCACATGGTTCGGAACCACCCCTTTGTGGACGGGAATAAGCGCACCGGCGCCGCCGCGGCTCTGGTATTCTTGAAGCTAAATGAGATCGACGTTCGGCTCACAAACCCCGCCCTTGTCAAGACGGTAGTCGGCGTCGCCCAAGGCAAGATCGGCAAGGCCGCGGTCGCCGAGCTCTTTCGAAAGAAGGCACGCCAATAA
- a CDS encoding MEDS domain-containing protein, which yields MLTETAPIEVSRHKCLIYDGHPSEQLPVIVPLLMDGLRENLRCLYLGNPEMIGMVDSALTAKGVDTAREVQRGALVLSSDRGHLKGGGFDPHGMVAMLRQIIDDAVRDGFRGLCATGDMMWELGNDGNFERLLEYEALLEQVFREKPLQGICQYHRDTVPAQAVRDALLTHRSAYIGHVLNRDNLFYVPPELLLESRDGSARDKQGEWMCQQIIRILNAERKRDKALAALSDSEARQRLLAEELAEANRNLERRIRERTAQLEAVNKDLEAFSYSVSHDLRAPLRHVDGFSQMLLEDYGAKLDDGGRDTLQRVRSAVRRMGELIDGMLQLSRLGRKEIQREAVDLTRLAREVERDLRGLEPDRRVEVAVAEGLSCVGDRTLLRAALANLIGNAWKFTSKREKARIEVGKSGEENGAPVFFVLDNGAGFNTQYAQKLFGVFQRLHSQEEFPGTGVGLATVQRIVRKHGGRIWAKSRPNEGAAFYFTLPDPECLETAFSPPEGGPVPQ from the coding sequence ATGCTTACAGAGACCGCGCCGATCGAGGTAAGCCGCCATAAGTGCCTCATCTACGACGGCCATCCTTCGGAACAGCTTCCGGTCATCGTGCCGCTTTTGATGGACGGGCTGCGGGAAAACCTGCGCTGCCTTTACCTGGGAAATCCCGAGATGATCGGCATGGTCGATTCGGCTCTGACGGCGAAGGGCGTGGACACCGCCCGGGAGGTGCAGCGGGGAGCGCTCGTCCTTTCCTCGGACCGGGGTCACCTGAAGGGGGGCGGGTTCGACCCTCACGGGATGGTCGCCATGCTCCGGCAAATCATCGATGACGCCGTGCGGGACGGCTTTCGAGGGCTGTGCGCAACGGGCGACATGATGTGGGAGCTGGGCAACGACGGGAATTTTGAGCGGCTTCTGGAGTACGAAGCGCTCCTCGAACAGGTGTTTCGCGAAAAGCCGCTCCAGGGAATTTGCCAATATCACCGCGATACCGTTCCCGCGCAGGCGGTCCGGGACGCTCTCCTGACGCACCGGAGCGCCTACATCGGCCACGTGCTGAACCGGGACAATCTTTTCTATGTGCCTCCCGAGCTGCTCCTGGAAAGCCGCGACGGCTCAGCCCGCGACAAGCAGGGAGAATGGATGTGCCAACAGATCATCCGGATCCTGAACGCGGAGCGCAAACGCGACAAGGCGCTGGCGGCCTTGAGCGACAGCGAAGCCCGGCAACGCCTTCTGGCGGAGGAGTTGGCGGAGGCCAACCGGAACCTGGAGCGCAGAATCCGGGAGCGCACGGCCCAGCTGGAGGCGGTCAACAAGGATCTGGAGGCCTTTTCCTACTCCGTTTCCCACGACCTGCGGGCGCCACTGCGGCACGTGGACGGTTTCAGCCAGATGCTGCTGGAGGATTACGGAGCCAAACTGGACGACGGCGGCCGGGACACCCTCCAACGCGTCCGAAGCGCCGTCCGGCGCATGGGCGAGCTCATCGACGGCATGCTGCAATTGTCCCGGTTGGGCCGGAAGGAGATCCAACGGGAAGCGGTGGACCTGACGAGGCTCGCCCGGGAGGTCGAGCGGGACCTTCGCGGCCTGGAGCCCGACCGTCGGGTGGAAGTGGCGGTGGCGGAGGGCCTTTCCTGCGTCGGCGACCGGACACTGCTGCGGGCGGCTCTGGCCAACCTCATCGGCAACGCGTGGAAATTCACGTCGAAGCGGGAAAAGGCCCGTATCGAGGTCGGAAAATCCGGGGAGGAAAACGGCGCCCCCGTCTTTTTCGTCCTGGACAACGGGGCGGGATTCAATACGCAATACGCGCAAAAATTGTTCGGCGTTTTCCAGCGGCTGCACTCCCAGGAGGAATTCCCCGGCACCGGCGTGGGCCTCGCGACTGTCCAGAGAATCGTCCGAAAGCATGGCGGCCGGATCTGGGCGAAGAGCCGTCCGAACGAAGGCGCCGCCTTTTACTTTACCCTGCCGGATCCGGAATGCCTGGAAACCGCTTTTTCACCCCCGGAGGGAGGCCCCGTCCCGCAATGA
- a CDS encoding AbrB/MazE/SpoVT family DNA-binding domain-containing protein, with the protein MIKRLTKHGNSLALVIDRPVLDLLEIDSDTPVSVTTDGKCLIISPVRDAKREKAFRAALAGVNKRYGRALKRLAD; encoded by the coding sequence ATGATCAAGCGTTTGACCAAACACGGAAACAGCCTGGCCCTCGTGATCGACCGACCGGTGCTCGATTTGTTGGAAATCGACAGCGATACCCCCGTTTCGGTGACCACCGATGGAAAGTGCCTGATCATTTCCCCCGTCCGCGACGCCAAGCGCGAAAAGGCGTTTCGCGCGGCGTTGGCGGGGGTCAACAAGCGCTACGGGCGGGCCCTCAAGCGACTGGCGGATTGA